A window of the Branchiostoma lanceolatum isolate klBraLanc5 chromosome 13, klBraLanc5.hap2, whole genome shotgun sequence genome harbors these coding sequences:
- the LOC136446713 gene encoding titin-like isoform X14, translating into MAEGGDAATVAHEAGNAVQETPKAEPEKAAAAAEPAAPAEPAEPTVRTIVLTGHGGYDKLSVQQKPQPKAGKGEVLVRVKAAGLNFSELMVRQGLHDRMTKPPVVLGMEAAGVIEELGEDVSGLEVGQNVICLAQTGMWREIVAVPATNVFIMPDEMSYEEGAAIPLSYLTAYFMLFDFGNLRPGKSLLVHIAAGGVGWAATQLAKTVDNVTVFGTASASKHDAIKENGVDHPIDYRTRDYSEEIKNISPKGVDVVLDPLGGADTSKGLQLLRPMGKIVTYGSANMVKGENRNLMKMAKTLWQSTSVSPVSLVKTNKAIAGFQLAHLTGEIELVRSAFQDILNMYKDGKIKPRIDSVWAFEQVAEAMQQMNERRNIGKVILSPEKEPTKPAEGDAAPTSPLKKKKPSLFRRLSKRASRSKDEGEKKDEVKPEDEKIDDEAAKKLRARLSGGDPNIEDSDKIVNDKIGAAEDKIGDISKKVDGKVGDAEKAAEETAKKVEDKVEDKVEEGKDKAEDAKKAVVAQVEQTAAKLPENGTSAKIAVDDIFKEAEAKVDGNIQKSTKGKTADTKAHNVKKEPAIQKAKQSTKDSFPNSISEVSLPKKVGHKDLHKREIGKLFKPKSKMPKKTLEFVKGDVHKEDVIEEEPIIKKAVVKDLSPKQIVKKFQNNFAEDEISKKAVPEKIETGTSKESEDISSSDVWVRQDSEKVPKEVVKEEVPKTVVKEVVPEEVVTEEVPKEVVPEVVPKEVVEEEVVKEVVKEVVPKEVVPKEVVKEVVKEVVPKEVVKEVVPKEVVPKEVVKKVVKEVVPKEVVEEVVKEVVPKEVFPEVVPKEVVEEEVVKEVVKEVVPKEVVPKEVVEEAVDKEVVEEAVPKEVVEEEVVKEVVKEVVPKEVVPKEVVKEVVKEVVPKKVVKEVVPKELVKEVVPKEVVKEVVKEVVPEEVVKEVVPKEVVKEVVPKEVVKEVVPKEVVKEVVPKEVVPKEVVKEVVKKVMKEVVPKKVVKEVVPKEVVKEVPVVPKEIVKKEDVKKVVKKVAPKNVLKKVVPMDAVEEEVVKEEVEEEVVKEVVPKEVVKEVVPKEVVREVVPKEVVKDVVKEVVPKKVVKEVVPKKVVKEVVPKEVVVDVVPKEVVKDVVPKEVMKEVVPKEVLKEVVPKEVVKDVVKEVVPKEVVKDVVPKEVVKEVVKKVMKEVVPKKVVEEVVPKEVVKDVVPKEVVPKEVVKEVVPKEVVEEVVPKEVVKEVVKEVVPKEVVKDVVPKEVVKEVVPKEVVEEVVPKEVVKEVVKEVVPKEVVKDVVPKEVVKEVVPKDVVPKEVVKEVVPKKVVPKEVLEEEVVKKVVKEAVPKEAVPKEVVEEEVVKKALKEVVPKEVVEEEVVEKVVKEVVPKEVVPEVVPKEVVEDEVKEVVPKEVVPKEVVKEVVPKKVVKEVVKDVVPKKVVKEVVPKKVVKEVVPKKVVKEVVPKEVVKEVVPKEVVKEVVPKEVVKEVVKEVVPKEVVKEVVKKVMKEVVPKKVVKEVVPKEVVKEVPVVPKEIVKKEDVKKVVKKVAPKNVLKKVVPMDAVEEEVVKEEVEEEVVKEVVPKEVVKEVVPKEVVREVVPKEVVKDVVPKEVVKDVVPKEVMKEVVPKEVVKEVVPKEVVKDVVKEVVPKEVVKEVVKEVVPKEVVKEVVKKVMKEVVPKKVVEEVVPKEVVKDVVPKEVVPKEVVPKKVVKEVVPKEVVEEVVPKEVVKEVVKEVVPKEVVKDVVPKEVVKEVVPKDVVPKEVVKEVVPKKVVPKEVLEEEVVKKVVKEAVPKEAVPKEVVPKEVVEEEVVKKALKEVVPKEVVEEEVVEKVVKKVVPKEVVPEVVPKEVVEDEVKEVVKEVVPKEVVPKEVVPKEVVKEVVPKKVVKEVVKDVVPKKVVKDVVPKKVVKDVVPKKVVKEVVPKKVVKEVVPKKVVKEVVPKKVVKEVVPKKVVKEVVPKKVVKEVVPKKVVKEVVPKKVVEEVVPKEVVPKKVVKEVVPKEVVEEVVPREVVEEVVPREVVEEDPVVPKEIVKEEDVKKVVKKVAPKKVLKKVVPMEAVEVEVVKEEVPKEVVEEVVPKEVVKDVVPKEVVKEVVLKEVVKEVVPKEVAKEVVPKEVVKEVVPKEVVKEVLVVPREIVKEENVKKVVKKVAPKKVLKKVAMDAVEEEVVKEEVEEEVVKEVVPKEVVKEVVPKEVLKEYVKEVVPKEVVPKEVVPKEVVPKEVVEEEVVKDVVKEVVLKEVVEEEVVKEVVPKEVVEEEVVKEVVPKEVVEEEVLKDVVPKEIVPKEIVPKEVVPKKEVPKEVVKKLVPKQVMKILDPKKVVKEAVPKKVVKKVVPKQVMKILDPKKVVKDLVPKEDVKKVVLREVVEEEVVKKVVKKEVPKKVLKEVVPKEDVKEVVLKEIVKEAETVVGDVVNKALANIVDESVPEEDKIVIQKSKKEEATPKEITQNMIIEGNNKETASEILKENPLKDVQNCGELTEKEKVVTKEKHQTPTVEAVVNGENKTTPLNGINDVMYTKAFVAETKTLVKKPMSKRINDGSSGHSLPNLKQYPRIENGPHIVKIECEDSEVESDYESMENSNEVKSYIRSSEHFGGARQTGGTGKAETVEAQGGESEGKDPVLVVRLGMASPNSLAKLGTKAVEDLNGVAEDVENVEEKLEEGKEKAEDVIQQTEEKVDEAVKQEEAPTEPDTQEEKKDEAPAEEPEKIEVAVENPAETDDAKAAAADIVADEKPVENEEKADGVASQEI; encoded by the exons GTTGGCCAGAATGTCATCTGCCTGGCACAAACGGGGATGTGGCGCGAGATCGTGGCTGTGCCCGCCACCAACGTGTTCATCATGCCCGATGAGATGTCGTATGAGGAGGGCGCCGCCATCCCGCTCAGCTACCTGACCGCGTACTTCATGCTGTTCGACTTTGGGAACCTGCGGCCCGGGAAGAGCCTGCTCGTACACATCGCTGCAG GTGGGGTTGGCTGGGCCGCTACGCAGCTTGCCAAGACAGTCGACAACGTCACAGTGTTCGGCACAGCCTCCGCCTCCAAACACGACGCCATCAAGGAGAACGGCGTGGACCACCCCATCGACTACCGGACGAGAGACTACTCCGAGGAGATCAAGAACATCAGCCCCAAAG gTGTGGACGTTGTCCTGGACCCGCTGGGAGGTGCAGACACATCCAAGGGTCTGCAGCTGCTCAGACCAATGGGAAAGATCGTCACTTATG GTTCAGCCAACATGGTGAAGGGAGAGAACAGGAATCTGATGAAGATGGCCAAGACCCTGTGGCAGTCCACCTCAGTCAGCCCTGTGTCGCTGGTCAAGACCAACAAGGCCATTGCTGGCTTCCAACTTGCACACCTCACAG GTGAAATTGAGCTTGTACGCAGTGCCTTCCAAGATATCCTGAACATGTACAAGGACGGGAAGATCAAGCCACGCATTGACTCTGTCTGGGCCTTCGAGCAG GTTGCCGAGGCGATGCAGCAGATGAACGAGCGGCGGAACATCGGCAAGGTCATCCTGTCGCCCGAGAAGGAGCCGACGAAGCCGGCCGAGGGCGACGCCGCGCCAACGTCACCCCTCAAGAAGAAGAAACCATCACTCTTCCGGCGACTGTCCAAGCGAGCATCGCGGTCCAAGGACGAGGGAGAGAAGAAGGATGAAGTTAAG CCCGAAGATGAGAAGATCGATGACGAGGCCGCTAAG AAACTAAGGGCACGGCTTTCCGGGGGCGATCCCAACATAGAGGACTCAGACAAG ATTGTAAATGACAAAATTGGTGCGGCTGAAGACAAGATTGGAGATATTTCCAAG AAGGTAGATGGGAAAGTTGGTGATGCGGAGAAAGCTGCAGAGGAAACTGCAAAG AAAGTAGAGGACAAAGTTGAAGACAAAGTTGAAGAAGGCAAAGACAAGGCGGAAGATGCCAAAAAG GCAGTGGTGGCTCAGGTCGAACAGACAGCAGCGAAACTCCCAGAGAATGGAACGTCTGCAAAGATCGCTGTAGATGACATATTTAAGGAAGCAGAGGCAAAAGTTGATGGAAATATACAG AAGTCAACAAAAGGGAAGACTGCTGACACCAAAGCTCACAACGTTAAAAAAGAACCAGCAATTCAGAAAGCAAAACAATCTACAAAGGACTCTTTTCCAAATTCCATCTCTGAAGTAAGCCTTCCAAAAAAAGTTGGCCACAAAGACCTACATAAAAGAGAAATAGGTAAACTTTTCAAGCCTAAAAGcaaaatgcctaaaaagacTCTAGAATTTGTCAAGGGTGATGTTCATAAGGAGGATGTGATCGAAGAAGAACCAATCATTAAGAAGGCCGTGGTTAAAGATTTAAGCCCCAAGCAAATTGTGAAGAAGTTTCAAAACAACTTTGCAGAGGATGAAATCTCTAAGAAGGCAGTTCCTGAGAAAATTGAGACAGGAACTTCGAAAGAGTCTGAAGACATATCCTCTTCAGATGTTTGGGTAAGACAGGATAGTGAAAaagtccccaaggaagttgtgaaagAAGAAGTCCCCAAGACAGTTGTAAAGGAAGTAGTTCCCGAGGAAGTTGTGACTGAAGaagtccccaaggaagttgttccagaagttgtccccaaggaagttgtggaggaagaagttgtgaaggaagttgtgaaggaagtagtccccaaggaagttgttcccaaggaagttgtgaaggaagttgtaaaggaagttgtccccaaggaagttgtgaaggaagtagtccccaaggaagttgtccccaaggaagttgtgaagaaagttgtgaaggaagttgtccccaaggaagttgtggaggaagttgtgaaggaagttgtccccaaggaagtttttccagaagttgtccccaaggaagttgtggaggaagaagttgttaaggaagttgtgaaggaagttgtccccaaggaagttgtccccaaggaagttgtggagGAAGCAGTTGATAAGGAAGTTGTGGAGGAAgctgtccccaaggaagttgtggaggaagaagttgttaaggaagttgtgaaggaagttgtccccaaggaagttgtccccaaggaagttgttaaggaagttgtgaaggaagttgtccccaagaaaGTTGtaaaggaagttgtccccaaggaacttgtgaaggaagttgtccccaaggaagttgttaAGGAAGTTGTGAAAGAAGTTGTCCCCGAGGAAGTTGtaaaggaagttgtccccaaggaagttgtgaaggaagttgtccccaaggaagttgtgaaggaagttgtccccaaggaagttgtgaaggaagttgtccccaaggaagttgtccccaaggaagttgtgaaggaagttgttaAGAAAGTtatgaaggaagttgtccccaagaaagttgtgaaggaagttgtccccaaggaagttgtgaaggaagtaccGGTAGTCCCCAAAGAAATTGTGAAGAAAGAAGATGTTAAGAAAGTTGTGAAAAAGGTAGCCCCTAAGAATGTTCTAAAGAAAGTAGTCCCCATGGACGCTGTGGAGGAAGAAgttgtcaaagaagaagttgaggaggaagttgtgaaggaagttgtcccaaaggaagttgtgaaagaagttgtccccaaggaagttgtgagGGAAGTTGTCCcaaaggaagttgtgaaggacgttgtgaaggaagttgtccccaagaaagttgtgaaggaagttgtccccaagaaagttgtgaaggaagttgtcccaaAAGAAGTTGTGGTGGacgttgtccccaaggaagttgtgaaggacgttgtccccaaggaagttatgaaggaagttgtccccaaggaagttttgaaggaagttgtccccaaggaagttgtgaaggacgttgtgaaggaagttgtcccaaaggaagttgtgaaggacgttgtccccaaggaagttgtgaaggaagttgttaAGAAAGTtatgaaggaagttgtccccaagaaagttgtggaggaagttgtccccaaggaagttgtgaaggacgttgtccccaaggaagttgtccccaaggaagttgtgaaggaagttgtccccaaggaagttgtggaggaagttgtccccaaggaagttgtgaaggaagttgtgaaggaagttgtcccaaaggaagttgtgaaggacgttgtccccaaggaagttgtgaaggaagttgtccccaaggaagttgtggaggaagttgtccccaaggaagttgtgaaggaagttgtgaaggaagttgtcccaaaggaagttgtgaaggacgttgtccccaaggaagttgtgaaggaagttgtcccaaaggacgttgtccccaaggaagttgtgaaggaagttgtccccaagaaagttgtccccaaggaagttctGGAGGAAGAAGTTGTTaagaaagttgtgaaggaagcTGTCCCCAAGGAAgctgtccccaaggaagttgtggagGAAGAAGTTGTTAAGAAAGCTctgaaggaagttgtcccaaAGGAAGTTGTGGAGGAAGAAGTTGTAGagaaagttgtgaaggaagttgtccccaaggaagttgttccagaagttgtccccaaggaagttgtggagGATGAAGTTAAGGAAGTTGTTCCCAAGGAAGtagtccccaaggaagttgtgaaggaagttgtcccaaagaaagttgtgaaggaagttgtgaaggacgTTGTCCCCaagaaagttgtgaaggaagttgtccccaagaaagttgtgaaggaagttgtccccaagaaagttgtgaaggaagttgtccccaaggaagttgtgaaggaagttgtccccaaggaagttgtgaaggaagttgtccccaaggaagttgtgaaggaagttgtgaaggaagttgtccccaaggaagttgtgaaggaagttgttaAGAAAGTtatgaaggaagttgtccccaagaaagttgtgaaggaagttgtccccaaggaagttgtgaaggaagtaccGGTAGTCCCCAAAGAAATTGTGAAGAAAGAAGATGTTAAGAAAGTTGTGAAAAAGGTAGCCCCTAAGAATGTTCTAAAGAAAGTAGTCCCCATGGACGCTGTGGAGGAAGAAgttgtcaaagaagaagttgaggaggaagttgtgaaggaagttgtcccaaaggaagttgtgaaagaagttgtccccaaggaagttgtgagGGAAGTTGTCCcaaaggaagttgtgaaggacgttgtccccaaggaagttgtgaaggacgttgtccccaaggaagttatgaaggaagttgtccccaaggaagttgtgaaggaagttgttccaaaggaagttgtgaaggacgttgtgaaggaagttgtccccaaggaagttgtgaaggaagttgtgaaggaagttgtccccaaggaagttgtgaaggaagttgttaAGAAAGTtatgaaggaagttgtccccaagaaagttgtggaggaagttgtccccaaggaagttgtgaaggacgttgtccccaaggaagttgtccccaaggaagttgtccccaagaaagttgtgaaggaagttgtccccaaggaagttgtggaggaagttgtccccaaggaagttgtgaaggaagttgtgaaggaagttgtcccaaaggaagttgtgaaggacgttgtccccaaggaagttgtgaaggaagttgtcccaaaggacgttgtccccaaggaagttgtgaaggaagttgtccccaagaaagttgtccccaaggaagttctGGAGGAAGAAGTTGTTAAGAAAGTTGTAAAGGAAGCTGTCCCCAAGGAAgctgtccccaaggaagttgtccccaaggaagttgtggagGAAGAAGTTGTTAAGAAAGCTctgaaggaagttgtcccaaAGGAAGTTGTGGAGGAAGAAGTTGTAGAGAAAGTTGTGAAgaaagttgtccccaaggaagttgttccagaagttgtccccaaggaagttgtggagGATGAAGttaaggaagttgtgaaggaagttgttcccaaggaagttgtccccaaggaagtagtccccaaggaagttgtgaaggaagttgtcccaaagaaagttgtgaaggaagttgtgaaggacgTTGTCCCCAAGAAAGTTGTGAAGGACGTTGTCCCCAAGAAAGTTGTGAAGGACGTTGTCCCCaagaaagttgtgaaggaagttgtccccaagaaagttgtgaaggaagttgtccccaagaaagttgtgaaggaagttgtccccaagaaagttgtgaaggaagttgtccccaagaaagttgtgaaggaagttgtccccaagaaagttgtgaaggaagttgtccccaagaaagttgtgaaggaagttgtccccaagaaagttgtggaggaagttgtccccaaggaagttgtccccaagaaagttgtgaaggaagttgtccccaaggaagttgtggagGAAGTTGTCCCCAGGGAAGTTGTGGAGGAAGTTGTCCCCAGGGAAGTTGTGGAGGAAGACCCGGTAGTCCCCAAAGAAATTGTGAAGGAAGAAGATGTTAAGAAAGTTGTGAAAAAGGTAGCCCCTAAGAAGGTTTTAAAGAAAGTAGTCCCCATGGAAGCTGTGGAGGTAGAAgttgtcaaagaagaagtccccaaggaagttgtggaggaagttgtccccaaggaagttgtgaaggacgttgtccccaaggaagttgtgaaagAAGTTGTCCTGAAGGAAGTTGTGAaagaagttgtccccaaggaagttgcgaaagaagttgtccccaaggaagttgtgaaggaagttgtccccaaggaagttgtgaaggaagtactGGTAGTCCCCAGAGAAATTGTGAAGGAAGAAAATGTTAAGAAAGTTGTGAAAAAGGTAGCCCCCAAGAAGGTTTTAAAGAAAGTCGCCATGGATGCTGTGGAGGAAGAAgttgtcaaagaagaagttgagGAGGAAGTTGTGAaagaagttgtccccaaggaagttgtgaaggaagttgtccccaaggaagttttGAAGGAAtatgtgaaggaagttgtccccaaggaagttgtccccaaggaagttgtccccaaggaagttgtccccaaggaagttgtggaggaagaagttgtgaaggatgttgtgaaggaagttgtcctcaaggaagttgtggaggaagaagttgtgaaggaagttgtccccaaggaagttgtggaggaagaagttgtgaaggaagttgtccccaaggaagttgtggagGAAGAAGTTTTGAAGGACGTTGTCCCCAAGGAAATTGTCCCCAAGGAaattgtccccaaggaagttgtccccaagaaaGAAGTGCCCAAAGAAGTTGTGAAGAAACTAGTGCCCAAGCAAGTTATGAAAATATTGGACCCCAAGAAAGTTGTGAAAGAAGCTGTCCCCAAGAAAGTTGTGAAGAAAGTAGTGCCCAAGCAAGTTATGAAAATATTGGACCCCAAGAAAGTTGTGAAGGATCTGGTCCCCAAGGAAGATGTTAAAAAAGTAGTCCTCAGGGAAGTTGTGGAGGAAGAAGTTGTGAAGAAAGTTGTGAAAAAGGAAGTCCCCAAGAAAGTTCTGAAGGAAGTAGTCCCCAAGGAAGATGTGAAGGAAGTTGTGCTCAAGGAAATTGTGAAGGAAGCAGAGACTGTGGTAGGAGATGTAGTAAACAAAGCCCTCGCAAACATAGTAGACGAGTCAGTTCCTGAAGAAGATAAGATTGTCATTCAAAAAAGCAAGAAGGAGGAGGCTACACCAAAAGAGATAACTCAGAATATGATAATTGAAGGTAATAATAAAGAAACTGCCAGTGAAATTTTGAAGGAAAATCCTCTCAAAGATGTTCAAAACTGTGGAGAATTAACTGAGAAAGAAAAAGTtgttacaaaggaaaaacaccAAACACCAACAGTTGAAGCAGTTGTAAACggagaaaataaaacaacaccTCTCAATGGTATCAATGATGTGATGTATACAAAAGCTTTTGTAGCAGAAACCAAAACACTTGTCAAGAAACCAATGTCTAAGAGGATAAATGATGGTTCTTCTGGTCACAGTCTTCCCAACTTGAAGCAGTACCCAAGAATCGAAAATGGTCCCCACATTGTAAAAATTGAATGTGAAGATTCGGAAGTTGAGTCTGATTATGAATCCATGGAAAACTCAAACGAAGTGAAGTCGTACATAAGATCGTCCGAGCACTTTGGTGGCGCACGGCAGACTGGTGGCACAGGCAAAGCAGAG ACAGTTGAAGCGCAGGGTGGGGAGTCGGAAGGAAAGGACCCAGTACTAGTGGTGCGGTTGGGAATGGCTTCCCCAAATTCCCTCGCAAAGTTGGGCACAAAAGCTGTGGAGGATCTGAATGGGGTGGCAGAGGATGTTGAG AACGTAGAGGAAAAGCTTGAGGAAGGAAAGGAAAAAGCCGAAGATGTCATACAG CAGACAGAGGAGAAGGTGGATGAAGCTGTGAAG CAGGAGGAGGCCCCAACAGAGCCTGACACTCAGG AGGAGAAGAAGGATGAGGCCCCTGCTGAAGAGCCGGAGAAGATCGAAGTGGCCGTCGAAAACCCCGCCGAGACGGACGACGCCAAGGCTGCGGCCGCGGACATCGTTGCCGACGAGAAGCCCGTTGAGAACGAGGAAAAGGCCGACGGAGTCGCAAGTCAAGAGATCTAG